AACACGTATCACATTAGCTATGCGTAGATTGTTCAGTCTTAAGCTGATCTGGATATTGATGTTCATACTCCACGCGGGGGCGCTGGACCGCATAGGAAGGTGGGCATTCGTTACGCTGCCTGTGATAGCTATCATTGGCATGGCAGTGTTCGCCCCGAGTTTTAGACGCGGCTCGAACGGCAGCTAACCACCCTTCGCGGACATTCGCATATCGCGCTAAAGCGGCTGCATGAATGAAATCCGAAACATAGTCGTGCTGACAGGCGCAGGGGTCTCAGCGGAATCCGGGATTCCGATCTTCCGTTCCGTGCGCGGTCAGACGATGTGGGACACTGGTGACGACGTTTATCCACTTGAGGACGTCGCCACGCCCGAGGCGTTCGTGCGCGACCCGCAGCTGGTCCAGACCTTTTACGATCAGCGCCGGGCCAAGCTGACGCGGGTCGAGCCCAACGCGGCCCACAAGGCGCTGGCGCGGCTCGACGCCGAGTGGCCGGGCGAGTTGCTGATCGTCACCCAGAATGTCGACGATCTCCACGAGCGGGCCGGCGCCAAGCGCGTGCTGCACATGCACGGCGAGCTGAAATCGGCCTGGTGCTTCGCCTGCGACGGCCGCATCCCCTGGCAGGAGACGCTCGCCGACAGCCCGACCTGCAGCGCCTGCGGGGCAAGCGGGCTGCTCCGTCCAGACATCGTCTGGTTCGGCGAGATGCCCTATCGGATGGACGAGATCGACGAGGCTTTGCGCCGCGCCGATTTGTTCGTCTCGATCGGAACGTCGGGCGCGGTCTACCCGGCCGCCGGCTACGTCCAGACCGCGCGCTACCTCGGGGCGCGCACGCTCGAGATCAATCTCGAACCGAGCCAGGGCAGCCTGTTCTTCCACGAAAGTCGCATCGGCCGCGCCGGGGAGCTGGTGCCGGACTGGGTCGAGGACATGCTGGCGCCGCGCGCGCCCTACGAGAGCTTCTAAAGCCCGATCGTTTAGGTCAGGTCGTCATTGCGAGGAGCGTAAGCGACGAAGCAATCCAGCCGGGACGCGGAGATCCTCTGGATTGCTTCGCTCCGCTCGCAATGACGCGGCGGGGCCTGGGTTGACGACATGCTGGCGGACGCTTCCGGGCGAGCTTGAAGAGGGTGTTGGATAGGCCCATTAAATGGTCATGGCCGCCTCGAAATCACGCTTGCTCGACCAAATGCTTGCCGGATCGAGCATCAGCATCAGCGACCTCAAGCGTAACCCATCGGCCGTTATCGAAGCTGCCGAAGGCTTCCCGGTGGCGATCCTCAACCGCAATACGCCGTCCGCTTATCTGATCCCGGCCGCCGCCTGGGAGGAGCTTGTGGATCGGTTGGAGGATATCGAGCTGGCCGCAATCGTCCGCGACCGTGCGGGGGAAGTGCCGGTCGAGGTCGCGCTTGACGATCTATAGGCTCGCCTTCCTGCCAGCGCCCGCAAGGAATGGGACCGGCTCGGCGCCAAGTTCTGGATTGCTTCGCTAGGCTCGCAATGACGGATGGGCGTAAGCGCTCACTCCACCCAGTCGAGGCCGATTTCCTGGTAGAGGCCGCGGTCCTCTTCCCAGTCGGGCTTGACCTTGACGTGGAGGAAGAGGTGGACCTTGCGGCCGAGCTGTTCGCCCAGTTCCTTGCGCGCGGCGGCGCCGATTTCCTTGATCATCGATCCGCCCTTGCCGAGCACGATCGCCTTCTGGGTTGGGCGGCCGACCAGGATCTGCTGGTGGATCACCACCGAGCCGTCCTTGCGCTCCTCATATTTCTCGGTCTCGACCGCGCTCGCATAGGGAAGCTCGGCGTGGAGCTTCAGGTAGAGCTGCTCGCGCGTCACTTCGGCGGCGAGCATGCGGTCGGTGGCGTCGGAGACCTGGTCCTCGGGGAAATGCCACGGCCCCTCGGGCACGCGCGCGGCGAGCGCGTCCTTCAAATCCTGGACGCCGTCGCCGGTGGTCGCGGAGACCATGAAGATCTGCTCGAACTCGATCTCCTGGCTTAGCGCGGTGACCAGGGTCAGCAACTCCTCCTTGGGCGTGACGTCGACCTTGTTCAGCACCAGGATCTTGGGCTCGCGACGCCCTTTCAGCGTCTCTACCATCTCGGCGATGCGCTTGGAGAGGCCGGTCTTGGCGTCGATCACCAGGGCGATCAGGTCCGCGTCCTGCGCCCCGCCCCAGGCGGCGGCGACCATCGCCCGGTCGAGCCGGCGGCGCGGCGCGAAGATGCCCGGCGTGTCGAGCAGCAGGATTTGCGCCTCGCCCTGGAGCGCAACGCCCATCAGGCGGACGCGGGTCGTCTGCGCCTTGGGGCTGACGATCGCGACCTTCTGCCCCACGAGCGCGTTGACGAGGGTCGACTTGCCCGCATTGGGCGCGCCGACCACGGCGACCAGCCCGCAACGTTCCGTCATTTCAATTTCTCCAGCAATGCTTTGGCGGCGGCCGTCTCGGCCTCCTGTTTAGATAGTCCCTCGGCCTCGGTCTCGCCAACGCCGGGGATGGCGACGCTGACGCGGAAGCGGGGCGCGTGGTGCGGGCCGCTACGGCCCTTCAATTCGTAGACCGGCGGGCGCTTGTCCTTCGCCGCGGCCCATTCCTGCAACTGGGACTTGGGATGCTTGGGCGCCTTGTCCTGCGTGCTGACGCGTTCGCCCCAGGCGCTGCGGATGAAGGCGACGGCGGCGTCCAGCCCCGCCTCGAGATAGAGCGCGCCGATCAAAGCTTCGACGATGTCGCCGAGCACATTGTCGCTCTCGGCCGCGCCGTCGTCGCGGGCCTGCTTGCCGAGCTTCAGCTGGCTGCCGGCGCCGAGTTCGCGGGCGATCTCGGCGCAGGTCTCGCCCGAGACGAGGGCGTTGAACCGGCGCGACAATTTCCCTTCCGGCTCGTCGGGGAACAGTTCGAAGAGCCAGGTCGCCATGGTCAGGCCGAGGACGCGGTCGCCAAGGAATTCGAGCCGCTCATAATGGTCTTCGCCGCGGCTCGAATGGGTGAGGGCGCGGGTGAAGAGGGCAGCGTCCTTGGGCTTGTGGCCCAGCGTCCGCTCCACCCATTTCGCGGCCGATTCAGGGCCGCTCAAAACGTGTCTCCGATCCGCTCCCAGCGGGTTGCCGAAAGCCAGGTCCAGGGCTTGGACCATTCGGCCGAGCCGTCGGTCGACCAGAAATTGATGAGCGCCTCGCCGATCAGATTGTCGCTGGGCAGGAAGCCGACGCCCTGGACGGCGGGCGAGAAGCGGCTGTCCTGGCTGTCGTCGCGATTGTCGCCCATCACGAAATAATGGCCGTCGGGGACGATGAAGACCGGCGTGTTGTCGCCGATGCCGTCGACCTGGTCGAGCACCTCGTAGGAGCGGCCGCCGGGCAGGGTCTCGCGATAGCGCGGGAAGGCGCAGTAACGCTGCCCGTCCTCGTCGGTCACGACGCGCGAGGCCTCCGGGTCGACGGTGCGGCACGGGCTGTTGGGCGTCACCGGCATCAGATAGTCGGCGATGCGTACCCGCGGCACGGCATCGCCGTTGAGATAGAGCACGCCGTCCTTCACCCGGATCTGGTCGCCGGGCAGGCCGATCAGCCGCTTCACATAATCGTCCTCGCCGCCGCCGGGATAGCGGAAGACGACGACGTCGCCGCGATCCGGCTCGCGCCCGAAGATGCGGCCCTCGAAGCGGCCGAGCCCGAACGGCATCGAAAAGCGCGAATAGCCGTACGGCCATTTGGCGGCGAACAAATAGTCGCCGATCATCATCTTCGGGAGCATCGAGCCCGAGGGGATATTGAACGGCGCGACGATGAAGCTCCGTATCACCACCGCGATCAGGAACACCGTCAGCACGAAGCGCACGAACTCGCCGGCTCCGCCCGTCTGCTTGGCTTTCGGCACGGGCAGGGCCTCGATCTTCTCGCTATTCTCCATCGCCGCCGCTTTCGCTCGCGCGGCGGGCGCGGTCAAGCGCGGGTCGGCAACAATCGGCGCTCGGCAGCCCATGCTGGTTCGATCGCTGGGCTAGGCACGGGGGCGGCACGAACCTAGATAGGCGCCGGGGCCAGGACAGGGAGTTGAGAATGGGCGACGCATGGGCGGCAGTGGAGGCAGCGGAAACCCGGCCGCTCCAGGCGCTGTTCA
This portion of the Sphingomonas sp. LY54 genome encodes:
- the era gene encoding GTPase Era, producing MTERCGLVAVVGAPNAGKSTLVNALVGQKVAIVSPKAQTTRVRLMGVALQGEAQILLLDTPGIFAPRRRLDRAMVAAAWGGAQDADLIALVIDAKTGLSKRIAEMVETLKGRREPKILVLNKVDVTPKEELLTLVTALSQEIEFEQIFMVSATTGDGVQDLKDALAARVPEGPWHFPEDQVSDATDRMLAAEVTREQLYLKLHAELPYASAVETEKYEERKDGSVVIHQQILVGRPTQKAIVLGKGGSMIKEIGAAARKELGEQLGRKVHLFLHVKVKPDWEEDRGLYQEIGLDWVE
- the rnc gene encoding ribonuclease III; this translates as MSGPESAAKWVERTLGHKPKDAALFTRALTHSSRGEDHYERLEFLGDRVLGLTMATWLFELFPDEPEGKLSRRFNALVSGETCAEIARELGAGSQLKLGKQARDDGAAESDNVLGDIVEALIGALYLEAGLDAAVAFIRSAWGERVSTQDKAPKHPKSQLQEWAAAKDKRPPVYELKGRSGPHHAPRFRVSVAIPGVGETEAEGLSKQEAETAAAKALLEKLK
- a CDS encoding type II toxin-antitoxin system prevent-host-death family antitoxin, translating into MVMAASKSRLLDQMLAGSSISISDLKRNPSAVIEAAEGFPVAILNRNTPSAYLIPAAAWEELVDRLEDIELAAIVRDRAGEVPVEVALDDL
- a CDS encoding NAD-dependent deacylase, with translation MNEIRNIVVLTGAGVSAESGIPIFRSVRGQTMWDTGDDVYPLEDVATPEAFVRDPQLVQTFYDQRRAKLTRVEPNAAHKALARLDAEWPGELLIVTQNVDDLHERAGAKRVLHMHGELKSAWCFACDGRIPWQETLADSPTCSACGASGLLRPDIVWFGEMPYRMDEIDEALRRADLFVSIGTSGAVYPAAGYVQTARYLGARTLEINLEPSQGSLFFHESRIGRAGELVPDWVEDMLAPRAPYESF
- the lepB gene encoding signal peptidase I; the protein is MTAPAARAKAAAMENSEKIEALPVPKAKQTGGAGEFVRFVLTVFLIAVVIRSFIVAPFNIPSGSMLPKMMIGDYLFAAKWPYGYSRFSMPFGLGRFEGRIFGREPDRGDVVVFRYPGGGEDDYVKRLIGLPGDQIRVKDGVLYLNGDAVPRVRIADYLMPVTPNSPCRTVDPEASRVVTDEDGQRYCAFPRYRETLPGGRSYEVLDQVDGIGDNTPVFIVPDGHYFVMGDNRDDSQDSRFSPAVQGVGFLPSDNLIGEALINFWSTDGSAEWSKPWTWLSATRWERIGDTF